The genomic interval CTCCATGCTTTCGCATTCGGCGCGGAACCAAAGTGTTCTTTTATCGTCTAAAAGTTCTTTGGCAATGCCTCTGACCACGTCTTCGACAAAACGCGGCCTGTCGAAAGCATTTTCCGTGACAAATTTTTCGTCTTCCCTTTTGAGCAGGGAAAAAACCGGCCCGCTCGAGTTGCGTTCAGCCAATTCGACAAGTTCTTCTATCCAGATGAAATCGTTGTATCTCACCTGAATTCTAACAGCCGCCCTTTGATTGTGAGCTCCCCTGGCGGATATCTCCTTGGAACAGGGGCAAAGCGTCATCACCGGGACTTTCACTTCGAGAACAAAATCATCTTTTCCACCCGTCGCCGCGCGAAAACAACAGTCGTAGTCCATCAAACTCTCTATTTTGCTGACGGGAGCCTTCTTTTTTATGAAGTATTTAAATCCGACTTCCATCAACGCTTTTTCAGCCTCGAGACCTTCTTTTACATGTTTTAATATCTCTCCCATGTTGAGCATTGAAAATTCTTTTTGATACGAGTGCAGGACGCTGACGAACCTGCTCATGTGAGTTCCCCTGTAATGTTTCGGCAGTTCGACGAACATCGAGATTCTGGCAATGGTCTGCTGTTTTGTGTTTGCCCTGTCTTCGACCGAAATCGGGAAAAAGATGTCTTTTACGCCGACTGAATCGACGTCTATTCCGTGCTCGGGCTCGTCGTTCTGAATATCCGGCATGCTCAATTCATTCGCCTTTGTATGAACAGCGGGAACTGTCGCTTTCCCAGACAGTTATCTCAAAGAGCTGGGGTAAAACCGGCTTTAAACTGTTCCAAAGCCAAATAACGAGATTTTCACTCGTTCCGGATTCGACGCCTTCAATTTCGTTGAGAAATTTATGATCTATTTTTTTTATTGTCGGATTGACAATATCTTTAATGTCACCGAAATCCATGAGCCATCCCTTGTCGGGATCTACCTCGCCCTTGACACTGACTTCTATCCTGAATGAGTGACCGTGAATTGAACTGCACTTGTGCTCCTTGGTCAATCCCGCAATTTTGTGAGCGGCGTCAGCCCTGAAAGTTCTCGTCAAAATCACTGTTTTCATGTTTTGAATTATATTGCTTTTTAGTGCCTGACATCAATAAAATTGTGCTTGCATTTTTAAAAAATAGTTATATAATGCACGCTTATCAAAAACCGATTGGGTTTCATTTCAGAATGTATCATAGCTTTTCATGGTGAAAAGTATGTGTTACATAAGTGTAAGCATGTGAATAATGTGCTTGGAAAAGCGTACATCAACAGGAGGAAAATCAGTTATGAAGAG from candidate division WOR-3 bacterium carries:
- the queD gene encoding 6-carboxytetrahydropterin synthase QueD yields the protein MKTVILTRTFRADAAHKIAGLTKEHKCSSIHGHSFRIEVSVKGEVDPDKGWLMDFGDIKDIVNPTIKKIDHKFLNEIEGVESGTSENLVIWLWNSLKPVLPQLFEITVWESDSSRCSYKGE
- a CDS encoding GTP cyclohydrolase I FolE2 — protein: MPDIQNDEPEHGIDVDSVGVKDIFFPISVEDRANTKQQTIARISMFVELPKHYRGTHMSRFVSVLHSYQKEFSMLNMGEILKHVKEGLEAEKALMEVGFKYFIKKKAPVSKIESLMDYDCCFRAATGGKDDFVLEVKVPVMTLCPCSKEISARGAHNQRAAVRIQVRYNDFIWIEELVELAERNSSGPVFSLLKREDEKFVTENAFDRPRFVEDVVRGIAKELLDDKRTLWFRAECESMESIHNHSAYAVIERRK